The following DNA comes from Papaver somniferum cultivar HN1 chromosome 4, ASM357369v1, whole genome shotgun sequence.
CAAATACAGGTTGCAAACAAGGTACTGAGTAATGCctatcttgattgattagtttcatAATAGTGATATTCAACTTAAAATTTGTAATGGGTGCCTAAGTTGTAGGATTACTAGAAATTTTCCCACTGAAATAACTACATTGAAGGCTCATTTTTATGAATGtatgaaatcaaggaatatttATATACTTCCAGAGATATTATAGTtctaaattttctgaaaatgttgaCTTGTGGGGTATTTTTAATCTTTGGTGCTTGTTGTTCCATGTTGGACTTGTAGTCTTTTGACCCTTCCATACATCTAGAATTTAGAATTTACTTTTTCTGTTACTTTCAAACTTAAGTGTCAACTGAATCCTTTTTCGTGTAACTATTTTTGCTTCAGGTGCCCCCTTATGAAGTGTTAGATCATTTTACTGCAGGTGTATCAAGTGTGTGGGTTTAATTCAAAACCAGGTAGTGTATCCTTTTGCTGGTTTGCAGTTTTCTTTAAGACACTTTGAACTTACTGAGGCTAGTTTCTCTTATCTTTAAGAACCTTGAAcgtattaggatttggattgcgTGAATTCAGAATTTGAATCCTTTTTTGTATGATTTTGAATCCCAGTGTAAACTGAATTCAGTTATAAATTGTATGATGAATAATACACTGACTGATTAATGGAAATGTTCAGGTTCATTGAACTTAATTTTTATTTGGTTTTCATTTGAGTTTTATTTGAATTCTCATTTGAGTTCCATCTGAGATTTAATCAGATTCAGTCAGGCCAAATAGATTCAGCCAGCCTAtttgaatattatttttttatattaaaatCCATATCTTCGACTGATTGTGGTCAGTCATAACCCTTGGACCGTTAAAATCGGTCGTTGGTATAGGTTGTTCAGCGACCCGCATAGCCACGTCATGGATGAAAAAGGCGCTCAAACAGCGTCCCTTTCCCCAACCTCCAAAGCAAGTCATTTAACTCGTATCCATGACTTTCTTTGACAGTCGCGAAACtaccattttccactagtgttaatatataaatgtattagttcatgaacaaacagattttagaacataacctactcaagtatgcaaatgggtacccATACCTTAGTGGCCGTACTTAGTttaggttcgccagtatgcgaacgggtacgcataccttccaaactcaattgaattTTCGGACGTGaatttacgccagtacgcatgcgagtatgcatactaagttcccggactttcattaaaccaaccagtacgcatacgggtatgcatactatggttcccggacttggaataacttgcaatagtTATCATACAAGTAGGaaattgtgttatatccaatcatggttaatttttctaaactcccgtttcaatcattgacacattcttggaagacgacaatagctgtctcaaacaaactattagctttaaagtaattttcaagtgatcggtagatcaatacgaaatatttcgagtctacatcaaatgactgtctcatacaaattctGTAAGATGTAACtatcgattttcacatgatcatcttttgactttcgtcaaaaatataagatgaacttggttaaagagaaagcttaccaacacatatttcaagaaatatataagcgagttgaactcagctcgaaatatcaaatgtgtataatcgaagtctatatagttatacgacttttgtcttaaggaAGGAATAATCAACCAAATGAGAGGGATGATGCACAGTGCACCAATTCCAAGAAGAGAAGCTTTCAAATCTCAAATCTTGAGGATATTACAAAGGAAGACAGACTACTACATTGACTTGATTGATCATGCTACAAAAAGTATCCTGATCTTACCTGTGAACTTGATATCACTGCAAACAAGTATCAAGACACTAAATCCGAACATGAGATTGTGTAATACTTTCTATCCTCTGAAATGTAACTCTATGACATTATGTTCGTTTAAAGTTTGAATGTGATATATTGTACTCAGCATGATTAAGTTTTCGGTTTATGGAAtatcatttcggttttgatcaaACCCTAATATTTCCAATCTCATATTTGTGTATCTTTTAATATGTTGTGACTCTTTGATATAAGAAGGTTTCGTATCTAACCACGTGGGATGCTTTTATCAAAATATCATAAGTAAATGTGGTTAAAATTATGCGTGaagtcacgattatactattatcgGTTTATGTTTCATGAATTGTGTTATGTAGTATACGTAtgagttttggttttagtattttgCATTTGTCGACCTTTCGATGGTAAAAGTTGTCTTGTTTCTTTTGTCTTATAGGTAATAAAAACTTACAGGGGAGAGTTTTAtattgaactagttcttaaacttatatctttgtggggagagtggttgTGGAAACCGATGGAAGAAATATTTTGATAATATCTCCTGATATGAAAACTTGATCGATTTGGATCCTAGTTTTTCATATCTACGAGCGAGGTAACTATTTATTTATGTTTGTTAATCGTTTTTCTGTTAAGAAAAGATGATTTAAATTTCCtacttttgcttttgcttaaggAAACAGGAGGTTCAATTGTTTAATTAGTCCATATGATTCCTAATAAGAAAAACTGAgaaaattttgatcttagtttaggTCTATCGAAACGAGGTACGATTGTTCAAGTCCAATCGAATCCTTAATAAGAAAACTAGTATTCTAGTTTTATCTTGTCTAAATGAAGTACAATTGTTTATGAACAATTGGATCCTAATAAGCATCGGGGTTAATTCCTAATCTTTTCCGACTTATAAAATCAAACGGAAAATTGCTCCGGACAATTGTTTTCTTGATAAGGTGCTAAAGAAAATTACTTAGGTAGTTTCGATTTTAGTATTGcatatctaaaatggtatgttaaACTTACGTGCATAACTCCAATAGGTTGTATAAGTTCTTATGTGCTTGTGAGAtcatttttgttttctcttttattCTTTAATGTcattgtcatttttgtgacaaaaaggggggggggaTATATAGAGCATATGACTGATTTACGATCACTGAGAAATGGTATATGTGCTGAAAAGTATATATCTAACAAGAGAGTATAGCACAGACAAAGAgagagaaacatatcatcttgtGGTGTTGTATTTCATTAAGCACTTCTATTAAGGATCGAAACTTATTTTTCTTACCATTGATATGAATAAAAAGAAGCTTCACACAAGGCCAACAAGGTTGAAACTTGAAAGTCTCAAAGATCAAAAGATTTGTTTTACTGTGACTCTTGATGGAATATATATATAACCAACCGGGTCAAAATTTCCATATTTATATTCGAGGGAATTCCGTCAAATTTTAGGAACATGTATTAGTTATGGAATCGGATTCTACATTGTGAAAGGCGCCCTAGCCGCACGAGTAGGGCGCCTAGATAATAAAATGCCTTAGGCGCAAGTGTGAGCAGTTTTATCCATTACATTTATCTTTTTTCCAGCCCGCCTTACATTTTATTTTATCGCCAATTGATGTAGGTAATGGGGAGGGTATGGTTATTTTTTCTATGAAGGGTCAGTGACTGAGATGTGCATACCCACCCATGGCCATTCCTAGAATTGTTTGTTCATAAATtatcaataaatatacaaaactagtcataaaaacccaaggtgaccaaacctgtggtacaaaaaccccactcaaatgttgggatccattaaaactccgtcgtaaacaaaattgatacaaaaaccccaaatttttaaaaatttatacaaaaaccccaaatttaaatgttagtttcatcaaattttattttggtttcatcataaaatttgatgaaaccaacatttaaatttggggtttttgtgttaaaaataaatatattaacaTTTCGCGAAGATGTTCTCAGAACATTTCTTTTAGGAAGCTTCTCTACGTGCCAAAATTGTTCTTATGGTCAGTGTTCGACTTCCAAAACCGTATTTGCGCTATTAGGGATTTATACATCAAGAATCGTAACTTTAAATTCGTGTGGGTGCGTATAGTGATTTTCTGGTGAAAGAATGCAGTACCGCGTTTTGTTTGTTGCAGGGCCTAGGTGATTTCAAACAGTCTACAGTAAGGGAATGCAGTTGAGAAAATATGGGATTGGTAAGGATTCGGATACGAATCCAACCAATGCTATTATCTCCAGATTACCGGAGGAGAAACTGAAGATATAATGGTTCATATGCTaagctaaaaagaaaaaaatccacaAAACAAGAGTAAATTATTATTAGGTTCTTAAttattatgacgatgtcttattgACCGCTTGAATTATACCCACAATCGCACCACCAAATCCGCAAATAAAAAGAAGTGCAAAAATTATAAGCGTTGTTACAATTTTATCACAAGTGAGCTTCTCAACATAATCAGAGTCGTGGACGTCATCCAAGTTAATATCTCCTATGAAGCCATCCACGGAAGAACCATTCTTTATAAACGCCTTTAGAAGCTTTGCGTATACATTAATCATAGAATCATGATACTCCCTGCACATCTTCGTCTTATATTTGGGGTTACCACGTCTGATTTTGAAACGGTTACACAGAGTTAAAATTGTTTCCGCACGGTCGCGAAAATGTTGTGCAACAAATTCTTCGAAATGCTTTGGTGGGTTCTTCAGAGTAGCCAACATTGTCAGGCAGTTTGCCTTAAATAGCCTCTCATTGCTGTCAAAAGATTCATCCGTCCTGAAACCAATCTTAAAGCCTTTTTGTAGACGGGAATCGTTTATGTTCATACCGTGGTTCTTTTTTTGCGGGTTCTCGGTTTGAAATACTAGTTGAATAGATAGCAAAATATCAAGTATTGTCGATGTATATGGATTCCATTTAGCAACCAGCAATTTTTCACTGTGATAATATGACCAACGTGTATCTATTCTATGCGTATCAATGCCAGCACCATGTAGATAACTCACCGCGCATGTATAGTAACAGTGAACTTCAGGCGGAACGTTCGGATAACTGGGCGGCAATATTATATCAAAGAAGAATAAACCGTCACGGTAAAGCGTACCTTCTCCACCAATTATCACAGCTCTCACAACATCGTTGTCGTAGACCCTAACGTAAGTTGATTCAGGTAATCCCGTTTTGAGTTTCTCCCACTCTTGCAGTATCCTGTCGTGCCTCTCAGTATTATTATGGTTTATTTGTTGGTTACTTGGAGAGGAGGATGTAGCAGAATTATAAGTAATTCCTTTCTCGTCTTGAGCGGCAGAAGACACGAAGTCAAATTGCTTGAACTGACTTTTATTGATTGTTTTATCAACTTTTTCAGCTTCTCTGCAGGTTCCTGCTTTTTGGTTTTCTTCGCTACCAACGATTATTATTTCGACCATCTCTTTGTCAGGGTTGTAATCTACCATTCTGCCTTCCTTAGTGGTTCTCTGATGCCTTGTTTCTGCTTGACAAGAGACAAATAAAAGGGTCATTGATATATATTTATACGATTCACATTGATATTTATTAGAAACACCGAATCCTAGGAGGTTTGGTATTTTGTGTCCTAAGAGGAATTATAACCATAAATTCAGAAAGTCACTGGTGAAATTTTTGCATGCATGATGGGAAATCATAGATCAAATTTAAACCAAATTCAAAGTAGTTAGCGACTTTGCGCGAGGGGCTTAGCAGGTAGGACAAAAAATCAATCTAGAAAAGAGATATCGCTCAGAAAAGACGTCAATCCATAACAACAGTTGTGTATTCTTACCTTAAAATTGAAAGAAGCTTCACACGAGGGTTGaaagatagaagaagaagatcaaaaGACTTGTTCCGCGGTGAGGGACTACTGATGGAACAAAATTTCTTTTCTGAGGTCTTATATAACAAATTATATATAAGTTTTTCTGTGGAATATTTCGTGCTTTCTTATATGGCACCGGATCTGGGTTGCACGGAGCAGGGCCGGCCCTGGCATTTTGCTGCCCCAAAGCTTACCTAAAAAATATTGCCCCCCCCCCCCCAGCAAACTACAGTCAGGAGCAGCATAAGGTGGTGTACAAACTATGTTAGCCTCATTTTCTGTCATATTTAAGCCTATAAATACATATATTAAGTTCCCAAATGTTTCCACAAGCTTGTCAAATATCTCAACAGAACATATAttcaaaaaaacaataataataacagTTCATTCGATTCGAATAATAACACAGATTACCATCTATTCGAAAATGACCCTTCTTGCATTCCTGGATGCGAAATCAGAAAGTACAATTTTAAAATCAACTTGCATAGCCATGTCATTTTCAATTGCTAACATAGATAATCCTACTAGTCTTTCCTGCGACATAGTTGATCGAAGATACGAGAAAATCAACTTTAGCTTGGAAAAACTTCTTTCCGCGGAGGCGACTGTGACTGGAATCGTAAGCAATATCCTATAAGCAATCCATGCATTAGGGTAACAACCACCCATTCTTAGTAAAAATTGTAAGACATCGATTGGCTTACTACACGAACTAGGTAGTACAATTCGCATGACGATTAGTTCCATACATAATTCCCTGCCATCAATATCACTAGATCTACCATGCTTCAAATAAGCTTCAAGTGCAACACATGCACTCATcagttcatcctcactcatatatTTCAACTTGTTCAAGTCATACAAAAACCCAAATATTTCTTCGTACATTTGAAATTGTTCAAATCTGGTTCGGAATGAAGACATAGCACTATCTACTATATATAAGAAGTAATTTTTTCTAAAAAACTCCTCACCTGATGTTGGTTCGGTAGTACGGGTGTTACGAACTTCACGAAATGTAGGTTCAGTTCCCATCGCTCTTGCAATCTccttagcttcatccattgccttttgAAACCCATTTACTCTAAAGTCTTTAAAAAAACTCAATAAGACCTTTCATTTGTTGTATAGCAACACCAATGTCCATATCTTTAGATTGCAATGACTTACTCACAGTATTAACAGCAAACAGAAGTCTATACCAGATAGTCAAGCTAagataaaattcaaaattatgcAAGTCAAAACTTACTAAGCTGTCGGCAGTGCTGACTTCTTGAGAGATAGGGGATGAATCTCGCAATCTCTCTAAAGCATTTCGAATTTTTTGAGCTTGGTATCTTATTGCTTTGACACTTGCGACACGGATTTCCCACCGTGTATCTGACAACGGTTTAAGTGTCCATCCCTTCTTTCCAATCTCCTCTTTAAATACATCCCACCGGTTGGTTGAAGCTGAAAAAAGTGTATAAATACGTTGTATGGATCCAAAAAAAGAACTTGCTTTAGGACAAGACTTGGCCATATCTGAAAGTATGAGATTAAGACTATGACAAGCACATGGTGTGTAGAAAGCTCTTGGATTGATCTCGAGTAATCTTGCCTGCACACCTTTATGTTTTCCTTTCATGTTTGCTCCATTGTCATACCCTTGTCCTCTTATATCATCAATGTTTAACCCAAGATTGATTAATGCATCTTCAAGTTCAAAAAATAAACCTTCTCCTGTTTTATCTTCCACTCGCAAAAACCCAAGATAATACTCTTCGATTCTTGTTGTTGAAACATCTACGCATCGGATGATAATATACATTTGTTCCCTGCGAGAAACATCAGGAGTACAATCAAGAATAACTGAAAATTATTTGGCTTCGTGGATTTTCTTGACAATAAGCTTTCTCGTTGCATCGGCAAGCATTGAAATCAGTTCGTTTTGAATCTTGTGGCTGAGATAATGAGTACGCATTTCATTCTTTTCAATGCTCTCCAGATGATACTTTAACACGGGATCATATTTTCCAAGTGTCTCTATGAAGCTTAAGAAGTTACCATTGTTTTTTGTATAAACTTTCTCATTATCGCCACGAAATGCTAAACCATTCTTCGCTAGAAACAACACTCCATCCTTCATCCTCTCCAATACTTCTTTATAATGTTTTCTCTCTTTGTTGATTTGTTCTTGTATTCTTTTGTCGATAGTTTTTTCCTTTCTCAATCTTAATTCCAACTCAAGCCAATCATACATACAACGATGATGCACTCCACAGTTTTCATGACTTGCGAGTCTTCCACTTAGGTTATTCCAATCATTAAACCCAGTACTGCACAACTGATAATTACTTTCCCTTTTCATGAACAGTTTACAACAAAAACAGAATACCTTGTCCAAAGTTTTCGAATACACTAACCATCTTCTATCTTGTTTCTCAAAATTGCTCAATTTCCGAAAGTAATGATAGCTAGAGAAACAATCGTTCTTGTCATCTCTAGGGAATATGATATTATCAACTCTTACCGGACCCTTCTCTACCAAAAAATCAACAAGTTttttatcaattgtttcccaattaCCTGGATCAAGCATGTCTCTATCTGTTAACTTATCACCACAATTTCCAACTTCATTATTTTCTGCTGTTGTGTTTGCATCATCCTCATTTCTATCTCTATTATCACCATCAGCACCTTTAATCCCCTCATTAACACCATTATTAGCAACACCAACATTCACATTATCCTCCTCAATCCCATTATCAGCAGCCCCATCACTTACATTCCCCTCATTCATGCCATTATCAGCAATACCATCGTTCTCATTCCCCTCATTCATACCCTTATCAGCTGTAGCATCATCTTCGTTGGTGGCGTTCCCAACTATTGGTTGATTCCTAATCAAAAACTTATCAAAAGAACCTGCAAGAGATTTAGTAGATGCCAATCTCTTTTTTTGGTTCTTCCTATTTTGACATCCAGATGATTGTTTTCTTTTCAGAGGCATACCTGCCATTGATTCAACAAAGAAAATTGCTCAGCaaacaagaacaacaaacaaaaaaatttcaCTAAAAATTGGGGgttcaattaaaaaaaatttgccCTAAAATATACAATTAAGTAATGTTAACTGAGAATCAAAAGATAGCATTTAAAATCAATCATAGAACATACATGATAATCTATTCTTATGATTGAATTGGGGGTTTAAAACTTTTTGCCCTAAAAATGCACTTAAGTTATACTAACTGAAAACCAAAGATTAGATgcaaaatcaattataatatataAATGTCAATCTATCTTATGCTTCATGAttgaatttgggttttgattctaCTTACCGTGGAGATGGTGGTGTCGCAACAATGGAAGATCCGAAGACGAAGAGCCAGAGGAGCAGGGAAGGGAAAAGGAAGAAGACGAGATTTTGATAGAAAAATCGAGAGAAAAAAATCTCTGTAATATATGATATTTATTATATATTGAGCAAAAGGCCTTTAAAGTAAGTTCTTATTCATAATATGCCCCCTACTTATCTTCCTATACATCCTTTTTACTTTCTGTACTCATGTTTTAAaccttcattttcattttttttatcacaATCCCCCTAGATAAAATCCTATTTTTGCTACCCCTTTAGCTGCTGCCCCAAAGTCAACCTTCGTTGACTTTgcctcagggccggccctggCACGGACGCTACGTCTAATGAGTCGTGTCCGCGTCGGACACAGGACGCGCGTTAGACGCTGACACGACGCGTGTCCGACGTATTAATCATGCGCGCGTCTTGTTTGGACGCACCGATAATTAGGGTttaaagctttttttttttcattttcatttaaacttcttcctttatttttactattgtTAACTAAATGAAGAACgacaaacatttagatcaatcatttaagtctttattagggttttgcaattggaaatgacatcacaTATATTCTTGGTTGGACATATGTTGTTCTATGAATGCATTTTGATGGTGCCATGTGTTTACTAGTGATTGATTGCTTGACCTTCGACGTGTATAAACAAAcaatctctctttttcttttaaaatttatACATAGTagcattattttctaatttttaggatcaAAACACTTGACTATGTTGTATAAATACAtaattatatataaataaaatatgtatatacatGTTCACGTCCTAGTTTTTTGAGAATGTTGTAGTGTCCGCATCCGCGTCGTGCAACCCAACACCGAATGCTGGAAATCGTAAAAATCAAAAGTTCGATAGGCAATATTATTTCAGAACAGCCTTGATAGACACACCGAAGCGTTACGTACCGCAGGGAATCGCACAGTCTCTACCTTGCGCTCTAAACATTTGGACCTGGGAAGGGCAGATGTGGGCCCGTCCCTCCTAAGACGGTGCAACTTCGGTGCACAATTTTTGGTCAATTAATCATTCTCGATTTCAGAATGGTTTCTGGGCTCTTCGGTGCATTCCCTCCCCGGATATTTCACGGTATGAAATTCGGTGAGGGTAGAATAACATActctaaataaaagaaaaatgacctctgaccaaaaaagaaaaaaaaaagccctTTAAAAAATCTCTTATGTGATGTGATCATTccaatttatataaaaaaaaggtcaaTCATTAAATTGCGGGGTTTTTGAGTTTACCCCTAAACAAATTAGTGATCTGATTTTACCTCCCAGGTTACAAATAGTATAAACTTTCCCCTAAAGCCAAGTTTTGGACTTAAATACCCTTAACATTCTGGTTAAACCCATTAGATCTTCAATTATCCAGTAACATTACATctgaatttttttctcttttgcatTTCTGTACTAACAACTAAGTCTAAGTGTGCTATACTTAAAATAAAATTAGCCTTATCCCGATCTTAACATTTGCCTGGGTTCATATGCCTATCTGAACTGTGAATAAACCATGATACTCCCAAAAACATCACCAAGGCATAGTACATTTAAAGATCTAATAGTACTCGTCTCCTAAGGATTATTGTCGAGAAGAGGGAGAAAAGAGGCCATAGCCTCCATACCATGTATGTGTACATCTTTATTGTCCTTTCTTACTATCCATCCATACATTATTTCTCATCTATCGTCTCATTATTAACCTGCactttttgtatctttatctttaagGGAAGCTTCTGCTCAAAAGCTATCAAATAATTTCATATACCACGAATGAACGGACTTTCGGATCTTCAATGAATATAATTTCTAATATCTAGGTCCGTGGGGGTCACCATGCCAAACTAGGTTTAAACAATGTCCCAAATTACATTAGCAAGTGCAGCGGTCAACATACCCGGTAGGGGTGTTTCAGTCCAGAATTAAAGTTTAGGGGGGAAGTCGATACTAGTAGCAAGCTAGGGGGTAAAGATAGGCCACTAATTTAttgtggaaattgaattattgtccctacTATCTATGGATCTTCACAACTATCCTTACCAAAAATATTTATATCCCTGCCTTCTAAAACGGATATCCTGTTATTCGATTTGAATTAAATAGATATTTGatttgaagaagaaaacagatCTCTTCAATCAATTGGTGGTCGATCTTAAATttgaattcaatcaattagatggtggtggcggcggcggtgtaTGTGAATCAGGAGGTATGTATTTTGTATATGTGGGTTTGAATGAGGAGGTAGTTTTCTTTGTTTGCTATCCAATTTGTATATGTGGGTTTAAACTATGAATTTTCAATTGCATGTTTTGGGTATAACAAACTATATAAGTGATTATATAGTTTTTCAGTTGATCACAAGCTAGGTATAGTGAGCAAGGATTTCGGTACTACCGAACAAACTAAAATGTTGTTTTGGTGGTGGGTGTAAATTTTTTTGTAATGGAGGTGACAGTGGTGGATTTGTTATAGTAGTgaggatggtggtggtggtgatagcaACGTTgtagtttatatgattgaatagatcgactagagacgtattttttttctgtgttgttgtttatatatttttatgggatcaattgttgttgttgacccaaattttatgggatcaactacggttgttgatccatttatgggatcaactcctgttgttgacccaattttttatgggatcaactactactGTTGATcacatttattggatcaactcctgttgttgacccaattttttatgggatcaactactgttgttgatcctctcaactcctattgttgacaatatttcctttggataagtataatcatgcttgtaatttaaatcatgcttgtagtttaaatcatgtaattttctttcaatgttgaacttgtggtgcaattgTAGCATGACTtgctccatgtcagatgatgcgtgttcgactcacgccaagttcattccatttacatggatcaactttcattgttgatccaatttattggatcaactaccattgttgatcccctaaattggatcaacttctactgttgattctttttttttggatcaactaccgttgttgatcccctaaattggatcaacttttactgttggttctatttttatttggatcaactactgttgttgatacaaaaatatctgaaccagtggtgggGTGGCGGCGAcgacggtggtggtggcggcgcaCTAGTGTTGGTGGCGGCGGCGGACTAGTGttggtggaggactgttggtggtgtaatggtggtggtgaaggagtggtggtggaatattagtgtaGTGGCGGTTgataggtggtggttgttgaacggtggtgatggaatggtagttgaatgttggtggtggtgctagtgatggtggtagaggaagaaatttgttccattttgaaataaagaaaaatattatatggatgaggatattaaggtaatctaattttaaatggataaggttattcaaaagtaaggacatatttattgttgtataaggatatatttattgggtgtcaaaaataAGGACATAAATAATGTACCCTAATTTATTTAGGGGGAAAACTCAAAAACCCCTTAAATTGCAGCACTTGACCCCTCTCCGAAGCATGACACCATTCTTTTCCAAGTCTAAAGCATGACACCATTCTTTGGCAAGGCATCAGCAAAGGAATTGGTCTCTCTAAATCCATGCCTGAACCTGATGAACTGCAACTGAGCAAGAACTCTGCACCATCAAGATTTAATaatccaaggaaatgaattattaTGAAAAGCATTGATAACAGATTGAATGCATTAAGATCCTGACATGACTATTACTCTATTAGCCACTGTCCATTCAAAAGCCTTGATGACTGCTACCACTCCAGCAATGAAGTTAGAACCAATGCCTAGACCTCCGCTTTCACCAAAAATGAACTCACGAGCAGAATTGCTAACTAGAAAACCATAGCTCCATCACAGcaagatctggaagaagaaaaaacattccACAATTCTTGTAGCCTTGACTCTTCTGAAGTCTAtgtagaaaaaaattcaaaatttccaTTTCAGCAGGACTGTTCCAGCAGCATCAATTCATTCTCAAGCTTCCAACATGCAAGTGAAGGCACATCATTTTCTT
Coding sequences within:
- the LOC113272914 gene encoding zinc finger MYM-type protein 5-like; translation: MAGMPLKRKQSSGCQNRKNQKKRLASTKSLAGSFDKFLIRNQPIVGNATNEDDATADKGMNEGNENDGIADNGMNEGNVSDGAADNGIEEDNVNVGVANNGVNEGIKGADGDNRDRNEDDANTTAENNEVGNCGDKLTDRDMLDPGNWETIDKKLVDFLVEKGPVRVDNIIFPRDDKNDCFSSYHYFRKLSNFEKQDRRWLVYSKTLDKVFCFCCKLFMKRESNYQLCSTGFNDWNNLSGRLASHENCGVHHRCMYDWLELELRLRKEKTIDKRIQEQINKERKHYKEVLERMKDGVLFLAKNGLAFRGDNEKVYTKNNGNFLSFIETLGKYDPVLKYHLESIEKNEMRTHYLSHKIQNELISMLADATRKLIVKKIHEAK
- the LOC113272913 gene encoding putative ubiquitin-conjugating enzyme E2 38 → MVDYNPDKEMVEIIIVGSEENQKAGTCREAEKVDKTINKSQFKQFDFVSSAAQDEKGITYNSATSSSPSNQQINHNNTERHDRILQEWEKLKTGLPESTYVRVYDNDVVRAVIIGGEGTLYRDGLFFFDIILPPSYPNVPPEVHCYYTCAVSYLHGAGIDTHRIDTRWSYYHSEKLLVAKWNPYTSTILDILLSIQLVFQTENPQKKNHGMNINDSRLQKGFKIGFRTDESFDSNERLFKANCLTMLATLKNPPKHFEEFVAQHFRDRAETILTLCNRFKIRRGNPKYKTKMCREYHDSMINVYAKLLKAFIKNGSSVDGFIGDINLDDVHDSDYVEKLTCDKIVTTLIIFALLFICGFGGAIVGIIQAVNKTSS